GTCCTGCCGCGCAGCAgccggtgtgtgtgtggggggcaccTCCTGGTCATGGAGCTCCGTCAGAGCGTGACGTTCCAGAAGGTGATTTTTGCTTCTGGCAGGGGGTTATTCTTATGTTGGTTCAActaatttcaagaaaaattttacttaaattctGTGTTCTTTTCAAGCCAATGATGGAAACTGGCcaacattaaaacaaaattctaGCTCTTTGGTGAAACCGACGCAGATCGCCAGTGTGGACTGGAAGGACACGAACGTGGAGGGGCCGCTCAAGCAGGGGGCCGTCTCGAGCCAGCCTACGCCCTTGTCAGCCTTGGGAGCCCCGGAGAAGCTGGTAGGCCGTTTGTCTTTGTCACAAAACACAAACAAGCTCCTGACTGACTACATCCTTACTTAGCCTTCGTCTTTATCTAAGTGGTAGGAGGTGTCACGAGGCAAATTAATCCTGTTGGTGTCCAAATCATACCCAAGTCTGAAGGAGTTCATGGACCCTGAGCACGAGAGTGGGGTACAGGTGTGAGGCCTTTGGTCAGGGTCGTTCACCCTGCTGTTCACCCCCACGGCGTGCCCCGTGCCTGGTCACAAGCCTGTTTGAAGGATTACAAGTCCTGCTTTGTGCTCTTGTGACCGTGGATGGAAACGTGCTTGACTTTTCAAAGGAtgactttgtctttctttttaacaccTAAATTTAGGGCATCGAGATTGGTAAAGTGCCACCTCCCATCCCTGGTGTCGGCAAGCAGCTGCCCCCAAGCTATGGGACGTACCCAAGCCCTGCGCCCGCGGGCCCAGGCTCGACAAACTCcctggagaggaggaaggagggcagcttGCCCAGGCCCAGCGCAGGCCTGCCCAGTCGGCAGAAACCTGCACCGCTGCCCCCTGCGGCTGGCCCCCACCAGCCAGGGTCCTCCCAGCAGATTCAGCAGAGGATTTCTGTGCCACCAAGTCCCACGTACCCACCGGCGGGGCTGCCTGCCTTTCCAGCTGGCGACGGCAAACCTGAACTCCCACTGACTGTGGCCATTAGGCCCTTTCTGGCTGATAAAGGGTCAAGGCCACAATCCCCCAGGAAAGGACCACAGACAGTGAATTCAAGTTCCATATACTCCATGTACCTCCAGCAAGCCACGCCACCTAAGAAGTACCAGCCAGCGGCACACAGCACCTTAAATAAGTCGGTTAAAGCAGGTACGGTGGGTTTGCACTCGCCATCTCTCGGGGTGAGGAAGTCATACTTGAGAAAATGCCAATCCATATCCTTACTTTTGGGCCACGTGCTGTTGAGGATTAAACTTGATTCTTACATAAAGTGCGGCCTTGGGTATCTGTGTGAGATGGGGGTAAAAGATGACATGCATAGAGCAGTTCTGCAGGTGGACCACCGCTCTCTGACTTCCTGTCTGAGCACCCGCCTGCCCACATTTCTCAGGAAATCCAGGTCTCGGAAGGCTGGCACTTTGgaatttcctcttttcctcctgctTCGTAGTAACTCGTACAGGACCTATCTGGGGAGCTGGCGTAGTGGGAGCTCTGCCTGGATCTGATCCCCCTGGCCTCCTAGCAGTAGCTGAGCCAGGCCCCTAGGGGGTGATGCGAGGGGGGACGGTTTTGCTGCTTTGGGATCCTTTCCCAGAGCCCACAGGGGAGAAAAGCCCTGGTTTGGGTGCGGGAACATCAGCCCCgggcctcctggggaggcaggtgtGAGCACAGAGCCCAGTTCCCCACATACGGAGGCTGACGGTGATTCCTCCCTGTGCGGCAGGATCCTGGGcatctgggctgggctggggcctcTTCAGACGTTCTTGGGCGTGGCTGCAGAACGTTTCTAGAATCTAGTTTGAGAATCCCTAGGCAGGCCAGGCCACCCTGTGCCCAGCGATCTCCCAGGTGGACACACCAGCACTGGCCTGTGGCAGGCCCTGGCCCACGGGGGAAAGGCTTGCCGGGGCCACCGGATGAGCCTTCCTTTCTGAGGTGGCCTGCGTTTTACGTCATTTGGCTTGGTCCCAGGTCACGTGGGTTCTTCTTGGCCAGGAAACAGTGAACACCTGTTTAGGGCAGGAAGGCAGGTTTGCaaccttttgttctttttcatttgagaaagacccagttctgtaaaaactgaTAAACTAGAGACACTCCACCTTCCAGAAGGAGTTGGTGGGGTTCTGTGAGCAGCAGCTTCCTTTGGGATTTAATATGGGGACTTAGCATCCTCAGTGGCAGATTACAGTCTCTGTAGGAGCCCATCTCTGTGTCGTCAAAGGTGCCTGGTGAGCAGGCCCCAGACGCCACAGGCTGCTGAGGTGGGTGTCCTCTGTGTCTCCCCAGTGTACGGTAAACCCGTTCTGCCCTCCGGCTCCACATCCCCGTCGCCGCTACCGTTTCTTCATGGGTCGCTGGCCACAAGCGCCTCGCATCCCCTGCCGCCTTCAGAAAGTGCTGAGAAGGAGCCAGAGCAGGACAGCCCTGCCGCCCCCGGAGACGGGGCCGCCGTGGAGAGCCTGCCGCGGCCGCTCAGCCCCACCAAGCTCACGCCCATTGTGCACTCGCCGTTGCGCTACCAGAGCGATGCTGACCTGGAGGCCCTGCGCAGGAAGCTGGCCAACGCGCCCCGGCCCCTGAAGAAGCGCGGCTCCATCACGGAGCCAGAGGGCCCCGGCGGGCCCAACATCCAGAAGCTGCTGTATCAGCGCTTCAACACCCTGGCTGGGGGCATGGAGGGCACCCCCTTCTACCAGCCCAGCCCCTCGCGGGACTTCCTGGGCTCCTTAGCCGATGTGGACAATGGGAACACTGCTGCCAACGGGAACCTGGGCGAGGCCGGCCCCACCCTGCCCACGGCCCCGCTCCCGGCCGAGCCTGCCCCCACCTCGGATGCCAATGACAACCGGCTCCCTTCCCCCGAACCGGAGGGGCCCATCTGTCCCCTGAACACCCACCAAACGGCTGAGCCTGCCGAGGACGACAACAACAACGTGGCCGCGGCCCCGCCCACTGAGCCGCCGCTCCCCCCATCGCTTCCCCCcgccgcgcccccgccggcggcCCCTACGGTGGGTGCCACCCCGGACCAGGGCCATGGCTCCCTAGTCACCCAGCCAGTGCCTGTGGAGGGCGTGCCTGCGTCGTGGCTGCTGGGAGCAGTGGGGCTCATCCGGGGCACGAGGGGCGGTGGCCTCGTACCAGAGAGCCAGCCTGGGGGCCCGAGGCGGCCCTGAGGAAGAGCAGCCATGTGGGGATCAGAAGGGCAGGCAGCAAGGGGAAGGAGAACCTTCTAGACAGAGCCCTGGAGGGAGGGCAGTGCTGCAGGAGCAGAGGCAGGTGGGAGCCCCTCACGGCTGGCAGGGCGGAAGCAGTTGGGCTCGgctgtgaccccccccccccacacttGCTGCCTCTCTCGGGTGCCTGTGGCGCAGCCCGGCCCCTGAGGCAGAGACGCCCTCCGGAGCCAGGCTGGGCTGGCCCGAGAGCGGGCTGGCCCGGGGTGCCCGGCACCACTCGGGGCTGCGGGTGAAGCTCTGCCTTGGGCTTTCGGCCCGCCCCTCCGCCCCCCGGGCCTGCTTCCATGGGGTCACCCTGAAATCCAAAGCTTCCTCCCGATAGAGCAAACGGACCAACCTGAAGAAGCCCAACTCGGAGAGGACGGGGCACGGGCTGAGGGTCCGCTTCAACCCGCTGGCGCTTCTCCTTGACGCCTCCCTGGAGGGGGAGTTCGACCTGGTGCAGAGGATCATCTACGAGGTGAGTGGGCGGGCGGCCGCAGCCCTGGTGGCcccgggcagggctggggctcacGCGCCCTTTGTCCTAGGTGGAGGACCCCAGCAAGCCCAACGACGAGGGCATCACCCCGCTGCACAACGCCGTCTGTGCCGGGCACCACCAGATTGTGAAGTTCCTGCTGGATTTCGGGGTCAACGTGAATGCCGCCGACAGCGACGGCTGGTGAGGGCCCCGGGGCgctggggtggtggggagaagggaagaggacgAGGGTGGCAACTTGGTCCCAGGCCTGCGTATCCTCCTGGTCTTCGTTCTCGCGGGGGTTTTGTTAAAGGCTCGGCCATGATCACGCTCTACACGTGGCTGACCGCTGACTGTAGGCTGAGCCTCTGCTGATCCATACGTTTTTAAGCAGCCAGAAAGCCTGTGTGGAGGGGAGCCTTGCAGGCCGGCCGCTGCGCCGCAGGCCCTGTGCCCCGTGGGTCTCATCGTGAGCTTCAGGCAGCAGTCTGCACTGCTGCGTTTGAACAGCTGTTTTTTGTATATTGTGATACAACACAGCCGTCACTGTCGCAGCCATTGTAAGGGACACATCATTGGTGTGAGGGACATTCGTGCTGTTGCACTGTGAACACCCAGCTTCCAGGCCGGTGTTCAGTCCACTCCCCGCCCGCCCTTTTCAGAAACGTGTGTGTGGCCCAAAACTGTTAGTAGAAGTGAGGCCACTACACAGCCAGCAGCACAGCAGCTCGCGGGGCACTGAGCACACAGCCCTGGGGGCCGCCTGGGACCCGGCCGGGCGTGAGCACCTCCTCTGTCCCTCCAGGACGCCGCTGCACTGCGCTGCTTCCTGCAACAGCGTCCACCTCTGCAAACAGCTGGTGGAGAGCGGCGCCGCCATCTTTGCCTCCACCATCAGCGACGTTGAGACTGCTGCGGACAAGTGCGAAGAGGCGGAGGAAGGCTACCCCCAGTGCTCCCAGTTCTTACACGGTGCGGGGCGGGCGGCCGGGGGTCCCCAGGGGAGAGGCCTGTGAGGGCTGAGGTGTCCCACAGTGGGTCTCCCATCCTGTCCTGTGGGGGAGGGAAGCTCCCTTCTCCATTAGGCAGCGCTGGGTTTTCCAAGGGCTAAACAGTCACGGGCCATCCACGCTATACCCGATGGGAGAACCTGTGGGCCCAGCCTACCTTAGACCCTGGGGACAAAGTGACAAATGAAACAGGCAATGCCCTCCAGGCCCAGCTCCCAGGACAGAGGCCTtgtggcggggcgggggtggggggcggccgGCCTTCCTGGGGACCCGCAGGCGAGTCCTGGGTGTGCGCTCACTGGGTCGCAGTGGCTCCGTCGctctggtggtgagtgcttcccACTGTCCAAGAGCAAGTCCCGCGGCTTCTTTAGTCATCGACTTTTGGGAGTTTGTTCTGCGTGTGGGCTGTAAGTTTCACCTTAAGAAACGCCTTTTAGAACAACCCTGCTTTGCTTCTGGACACAAAGGTTCCGCCACGGTCCTCTTGCTGGGACGTGGAAGGGACTGTTGGCTTTAAGCGGAGGGTGGCAGCTGGCCTGGCTTCTGACCGCTCCACTGCGGCCCCCGCCGGGCTGCCCAAGGACAGCAGCGTGTCCCTCCTGGTCCTGCTGTGGGGCTCTCTCTGCAGCCCGCCCTCCATGGAGACCTGACCGTTTGCTCTCCCGTCCCAGGGGTGCAGGAGAAGTTGGGCGTGATGAACAAAGGCGTGGTGTACGCTCTGTGGGCTTACGAGGCCCAGAACAGGGACGAGCTGTCCTTCCACGAGGGGGATGCCCTCACCATCCTGAGGCGCAAGGACGAAAGCGAGACGGACTGGTGGTGGGCTCGCTTTGGGGACCGGGAGGGCTATGTGCCCAAAACCCTGCTGGGGGTAAGCACTCTGCGCTGCACCGGGGGCCCCGTGCCGGAGCCAGCTGTCCCCTCTACCTGCCCGTGGGCGTAACCTGGGCTCCAATCCTGCGGGCGGGAGACTGCCTTTCTCCAAGCCTCGTGGGAAccgtgggggggggggcatcTGCCGGAGCCCCCCGACAGGGGCTGCTCAGAGTGCTCTGCTCGTGGGGTCGGTAATGCGGTGGGGGACAGGCGACTGCAGGCTGCTCCTCTGCGTTGCACTGACGCTTCCTCAGACCCTTGGCAGGGCCGTGCCTTTGCTCTCGTGCTCCGTGCCCGGTAGGGCTGGCAGATGCTTTCGTGACACAGTCACTGGACACCGTGGGCCTGCCAGGCACCCTTAGGGGCCTTACAGACAGTGTCAGTGTCGAGTGCCCTGAGAGGAAGAGGAATGGGGTATCCTGGGAGTTGGAAGTTCTCCGTAGGAGGGTGACAAGCTGAACTTCGGCCTGAAGGAGCTGGTGTGCGGACTTCTGAGGGCAGCCTGGCCTCTGGAAGGGGTTCCTGCCCAGTGTGTCGTCCCCTTGTCCTAACTCCTGTCCCTTGCTTCCCAGTTGTACCCACGGATCAAACCCCGACAGCGAACACTGGCCTGAACTTCCCTTGGGAGCACCGCACGGGCTTTCCAGCGACGAGGAGCCACTGAAGAGATGATTCTGCCATTTCCCTGGGAAGCTGAAGCTAGAAATGGCTTTACTGGTGCTCCCTTTATCAGACAGCGTCCACAATGTGAAAGCCCGGCAGGTTCTAGGTGAGGCCCTTTCTCTGGTCTGCCCGCAGCTGGGAGAGAGACATTCGCCTCCAGGAAGACCGACTTTTGCCAGTTACTGTAAATCCAAATAAATACCCAGCTTTCTAAACAACTGTCCCTGTTGCCAGTAAGAAGCCCTGTAATTAACCCCTGGTCGGTTGCCAAGGAAGACGAATGCTGTCACACACTTGGGCCCCAAGGCCGTCGTTCCTCATTCCCGGTGTCACCCCAGCCCCAACAATGAAAACTTGCAGCTGCCGTGAGGTGCGTCCCCTCGCTAGAGCCCTGCCCTCCCGTTTACTAGAAATCACAGAAACCCGGGCACCTTTTTCATCCTCACCACATGCGTTTCTTCATCACCAAACGAGGCCCTGTGTGGAGACTTCTGTCCAGCAGTGGTGCCTGGTGTGTGGGCTCCACTTCCTGTTCCAGGCCTCGGTCTAGGTCACCGACAGGCCGTGGATGCGAGGGACCTTAAAATCAAGTGACACGTGGTCAGGAGTCTCAGCACAGCACTGCCTTCTCTGCAGCCTTGTGCTGCCCCGGTGtggtccccacccctcccagcgtGGACGTGCAGCCCACGGGCCAGGAGGCGGTGGACGCAGGGACGCCTGCAAAGTCACGGGGGCAGctatgggggtgggagggcaggggccCCAGCTCCCCGGTCCCAGCCATGACACCATAACCTGCCTGGTTCCAGACTTGAAGCAAGTAAGGCGCTTCCCTGAAGCGTCAACTGTACGTACAGGCTTTTATATACCAAAACTATTTTTTGACTAAACCACTCGAAACTGTCAGAACCACGTtggaaatgtttttttctctcattaaaaTCCAGGCCCTGAGCTTATTTTCCATGCGTGAGTCTTGTGTGTAATTTACGTACAGACACGTGTAGGTGCTTGTTGTAGAGTCACCTACCTTTAAGCGCTGGCTGACTGTGCACAGTGTGCTGATGGGAAGCGAGCATCCTGCAAGGCAGTCTCTGCGGATGCCATGTAAACGTGCACACGGTAAACTGCTGTCTCTCACCGCAGGCTGTGAGCGAGTCTTGTGTCCTGGAGCCAGAACTGAGCTGAGCATGAAGCTCAGGTTGTCTGGACACAGCGAGGTGAGGCCTGATCCGTATTTTCAAAATAGGTTTTAATCGTAAGCTTTATATACAAATTGTTgtacaattattttaataaagggaAATAGTGAAAAGTACAAAACACAAATCTTGTTCCTTTCCCTGTGAAGTAGCAAAGGTTTGTTCATAGCCCCAGATGAGTGACACGTGAACGGGCAGTCTGAGAGATGCGCTCCAGTACAAATCAGGCCAGGCCACCACTGCCCAGATCACTTCTGTGGAAGAATTAATGGAACGAACATCAAGGGGCCAGAACTATCTAGTAAACTTGGGCGCTCGTGAAAACATGGCACAGATTGTGCTCAAGAGTTCAGCAGTAGTGTAGCTcagtctcccccacccccaactcggCGTCGATGAGACCGATTCTAAAGCACGAGGCGCTCTGAGCATTAATCAGCTGTGTACACAGTGCACTAGGTGAGCTCCGAGTACTTGAGTTGCGTCTCCAGCACGTGTAGGGTTAGTTGCGCCTGTGCGTGCTCGGCGAGCAGGTGCTGCTGCCCCTAGCGGACTATCCAGCCCACGTGGCGTTACTGGTCCCGAGATTCGTAGAGAAGCTTGGCAGCCTGCAAGGTGACCAGAGATAAATGCGTGTGCCTGGCTGAATCCAGTGGGGGCACCCCGGGTAGGCAGGCGGCGGGCCTCCCTCTGGGAAAGGTGGGCAGTGCTCTGAGCAGAAGGGCCAGGCCCACGGTACCTTGTGCATGGCCACCAGCCATGCTGTCGCCTGCCTTCTGCTGCCGTTTGCGTCCTCCCCGGCCGTCAGCTTCAGCTGCGTCACGCCCTCCGCCCCTGGCGCCGTGTACTGCAGGGTCATGCCTGTGGCCCGCGCGTTGCCTCCTGGAGTGGGGAGACGAGGTAAGGATGCCCGAGGGGACGCTGAGCGCCCAGGGTGCCGCCGGCCCTGATGTGCTGCCGGGgcgcctcctccccagccctggtgCTGGTCTCAGACGGAGGCAGCCTGGTGGCGGGGCCTGGGCTAGGGGCTGCCCAGCGTTTGAGCCCAAGCTCACAGGCCCGGCACCACGTGGCCGAGAACCCAGGGAGAGGCGCGGTGCCGTTGGGAGGGCTGCCCAGGCTGCACCCTGCCTGTCACGCTGGCCTCACCCCCACCCTACTCTGGAGAGCCAGGGTCAAAGCGGAGGGCACAAGTGCCACCAACACCCCACTCTAGTACATGAGCTCCTGAAAAGATGCCATGTGGGGTCGGCCTGCTGGGACACTGCCCGCCTTTGGGCTGTGACGCCATGGACGACGACGGGACCCCAGCACCTGCTCTGAGAACCAACGGCTGGAGGAACAGACGGCCTTTCTGTCACGACTGCAGTCAGAAAAGTGGCAAGGAGACCAAGCCTCACAGTGGAGTTTGCCTACCTACAGCTGTTCTACTTTGTGACTTGGGAGGAAAACTCCATTGTGAGCCGTTACCCAGCTCAGAAGATCCCTTCCATCAGACGCAGGTCTCAGAGTCAAACGCAGGCCGGTGGGGGAGCAGGTGCTGGGGGGGAGAGGCCCGGCCCACCGGGAGGTCGATCCGGCTGGAAGTGCCCCGCCACCCAAGGCCTGGGACGCCCCTCATGACCTTTCATAAGCCACGGTTCGACCCTGGGTGTCAAGCGGCTTGTCCCCGCCTGGGCTCCTTGCaggagtgccccccgcccccgggctCTGGGGCAGGCAGGCTGTGCTCTGCCCACCCCCCGCTCCCATAGGTAGACTTCTACTGGCCCAGGGCACGTTTCCACGGCTCCTACGACCGCTGTCGCATTTTGAGTCTGTGGCCGGCAGAGCTGCATGCAAGTACCTGGGCCTCGACAGAAAGTGCGCAACGCTGCTGTGGCCACCGCCCCCGCCCACTCGGGAACACATTTTTCTGGACATTTAACGGTTCCGGAAGCCTGGGCAGAGCAGGGCTCACTGTCCTCCCAGCACCGCCACAAGGGGCCGCATAGCGCCAccagcccccggccccgcccacaCGTGGGAAGGACACGGAGGGAGGCCCCGgcctgggtgggggggtggcccCCCGCTTCTCCGGACCGTGACTTCCGCACCTTCGACTCACGGCCCAGCACAGGTGCCGCCACGCACAGCCTGTGCTCGGGGACAGGGGGCAAACGCTGAGCCGGCCCGCTCCCCTCACCACCTGCGGGCCCAGGAGCGCAGGGAGGCTCCTACGAGAGAACACGGGAGCGAGCGCGCTGCGGAGGGACGGGAGCGCGCTGGGGAGggccgccgcccgcgcccccctCGCGTGGCCCGCTCAGGCCCCAGTGGATGCCCAGGGGAGGATGCCCAGGGGACGTTAGGAAACACTGCGTAGGGCTCCCCTTGGGAGCGCAGAACTGAGCAAATGAGATAGATTGCTTCATTCATGCTTTGTCTGCCCGTCTTAGACCCAACTGTCCTTCAAATCAACCAAAAGAAGGGAATGTGTGTTTCACAGAGAGCCTCGGCGTGGACCCCAGCACACAGCAGGGTCTGAAGGAGGCGCAGCCCGGCGCGGGGGCAGGGAGAGCGGCGGGGAGCGGGGAGCTGACCTTCAGAGACGGGCTGGCTCCCCGGGAGGCTGGTGTAAGTGTGCATGTCTTTTTCTACGTCAAGAAGGTAGGCCGGCAGGAGAGAAGAACAAGCAAGAGCCGATCAGAAAACAGAAAGCAAGACGGACTAAGTCACGTGGGTTTCTTCAGCGCACTGCGCCCAACGCGGAACACCAACTCCACTTCCGTGGAAGGACAGCTGCTGAAGTGCGAAAGTTTAGGTGGAAAGATCCAGAATAGGCTAAGCGCTCCGCAAGCTCCAGGAGAAGGGTCGTCCCCGCAGACCCTGGGGGTCGTGGTGCTGGGCGGGCAACGATCCAGGCATCGGGGAATCGGACCGATGCCAGCTGCCGCCGGAGCCTTACCCCTGACCCGAGTCCGACAGGAAGTGAAACGTACAGAAGGGTAGTCCCCGCTTGTTTTACACGTTCAGCCCCATTCTCCTGGCGAGCTCCTACAGCCACTCACTAACCACAAGCCCCCGCCACGGCTGAGCGCGACGGCCCACAGACCTCGAGGGTCACCCAGGCCGGTGCCACACGGCGCTCACCTCCAGGAGGGAAGCCTTCCGTGAGCATCTGCACGGCGGCAATGCGCGTGACCTCGACCTCGTGGCGACTGTCCCCGTCCAGAAGCAGGTACCTGCAGCAAACGAAGGGCGTCCACACCACGTCACTTCAGGCTCGGAGCGACAGAGCGCCAGTGCCGCGCAGCACCCGCTTTTACCTCTGGTTGCTGGAAAGACGACAGACCATCGTGTCTGGCTTCTCCGAGTTTCCAAAAGTTACCAGGAAGGTGGCTCCTGGGGATGAAAACCAGACATGAGGACCCGGCAGCTCCCTTCTCGCCTCCCCTTCCAGGCCAGCCCACCAGGGGACACGCACAGAGGACAAAAGGAAAGCAAGACAGGTGGCAGCTCTGTTCTGTGGGGCCCTCGGCTGAGGCGGAAAGGCCGTGACGGGGTTGGGGTTCAACAGTGGAAATAAAAGGTGCTGCCTGGGGCTCCCAGGGGCCTTACCTCCCAAGGGCCTGGCTCACAGGGCGCCGACCCTCCCCCAGTGCTCAGGGGCCACTGGGCAGCACCACCTGCCCTGCTGCCAGGAGGTGGAAGGGGCCTGCAGGCCGGGGGGGCTAGGCTGCCAAGGCCCGGGAGGGGACAGCAGGCACGGGGAAGGGCAGCAGGcacggggagggggcagcaggcaTGGGGAAGGGcagcaggcagggggagggggcagcaggcaCGGGGAAGGGcagcaggcagagggagggggcagcaggCACGGGGAAGGGCAGCAGGCACGGGGAGGGGcagcaggcagggggagggggcagcaggcagggggagggggcagcaggcaCGGGGAGGGGCAGCAGGCACAGGGAGAGAGCTGCCCTCTCGCCACCACCATGTCCCAGGACGGCGGGGGCCGCACCTGGAGTCCCAACCATTGGTCCCAAGCCTGCAGCAGGCACCCTGCAGAGACAGAGGCCAGGCACGGCGTCAGGCGTCACAGCATCGCAGCCACCACACGACAGACACGAGGCCCCAGGTGCTCACCACTCAGGAGCAGCTTGAGCTGCTTGTCGTAGAACTCGGCCTCCCGGTGGGACACCAGGGCGCACTCAGCACACTGCCGCACGGGGTCCACGAAGCACATGCGCCGCAGCGCCACCTTCTGGCTGCAGCACTTGTCGCAGAAGCACTTCCCACACCGGCGACAGTGGTGCTGCAGACGCGGGGCAGGCAGTGAGGACCCCCGGAGACCCACGCCACCGGCATCCACGACCAGATGCCTCGAGGGTCCCAACGGTTTCCCAGCGGCCGGAACCCTGCCCGCTGACCAGGCTGCCACTGTCCCCAAGGCTCCGCGACAGACAgcgcccactcccaccccccacgCCCCCTCCCGCCCCACCGCAGCTCACCTTCCTGGTGAGAAAGTCAAACTTGGTGTCGCACTGCATGCACCTCGGGCACTAGGAGAGAAGGTGACAGGGCGTCAGGACCCGGATGCCAAGGCCACGTGGTCAGCTCCTCAGGGAGCCCCGTCCTGTCACCGGAACCCAGGATCGGCTGTGAGATGATGCGATGCCACAGCAGAAAGTGATCTACACCGGGTCCCCGCGCGGAGAAGCGCAGTGGGTCTGCTGAGCTGGGGCAGCGTCTAGCTAGCAAGGGTGCTACCAGCCCCAAATGCCCGGGGCTCAGCGGGGAGGCTGGGGACAGTGCTCCAGGGACAGGCCGAGGTCCAGGGCCGGAAACAGCCACATTATCACCAAACCAACCAACCAcgcagaggacctcagacctcTTATCTGACAAAAGCGAGGGTTTTTTCCCATCCTGGCGCCAAGTGCGGACAGACTGTCCCCGCACCGCCAAGGCTCAGCCTCCACGGTGGA
Above is a genomic segment from Pseudorca crassidens isolate mPseCra1 chromosome 1, mPseCra1.hap1, whole genome shotgun sequence containing:
- the PPP1R13B gene encoding apoptosis-stimulating of p53 protein 1 isoform X1; its protein translation is MMPMILTVFLSNNEQILTEVPITPETTCRDVVEFCKEPGEGSCHLAEVWRGNERPIPFDYMMYEHLQKWGPRREEVKFFLRHEDSPTESSEQGGHQTQEQRTQRNVINVPGEKRTENGIGNPRVELTLSELQDMAARQQQQIENQQQMLVAKEQRLHFLKQQERRQQQSISENEKLQKLKERVEAQENKLKKIRAMRGQVDYSKIMNGNLSAEIERFSAMFQEKKQEVQTAILRVDQLSQQLEDLKKGKLNGFQSYNGKLTGPAAVELKRLYQELQIRNQLNQEQNSKLQQQKELLNKRNMEVAVMDKRINELRERLYGKKIQLSRVNGTSSPQSPLSTPGRVAAVGPYIQVPSTDSYPAPGDPIKPQSLTIASSAAHGRSKSANDGNWPTLKQNSSSLVKPTQIASVDWKDTNVEGPLKQGAVSSQPTPLSALGAPEKLGIEIGKVPPPIPGVGKQLPPSYGTYPSPAPAGPGSTNSLERRKEGSLPRPSAGLPSRQKPAPLPPAAGPHQPGSSQQIQQRISVPPSPTYPPAGLPAFPAGDGKPELPLTVAIRPFLADKGSRPQSPRKGPQTVNSSSIYSMYLQQATPPKKYQPAAHSTLNKSVKAVYGKPVLPSGSTSPSPLPFLHGSLATSASHPLPPSESAEKEPEQDSPAAPGDGAAVESLPRPLSPTKLTPIVHSPLRYQSDADLEALRRKLANAPRPLKKRGSITEPEGPGGPNIQKLLYQRFNTLAGGMEGTPFYQPSPSRDFLGSLADVDNGNTAANGNLGEAGPTLPTAPLPAEPAPTSDANDNRLPSPEPEGPICPLNTHQTAEPAEDDNNNVAAAPPTEPPLPPSLPPAAPPPAAPTSKRTNLKKPNSERTGHGLRVRFNPLALLLDASLEGEFDLVQRIIYEVEDPSKPNDEGITPLHNAVCAGHHQIVKFLLDFGVNVNAADSDGWTPLHCAASCNSVHLCKQLVESGAAIFASTISDVETAADKCEEAEEGYPQCSQFLHGVQEKLGVMNKGVVYALWAYEAQNRDELSFHEGDALTILRRKDESETDWWWARFGDREGYVPKTLLGLYPRIKPRQRTLA
- the PPP1R13B gene encoding apoptosis-stimulating of p53 protein 1 isoform X2 — its product is MMYEHLQKWGPRREEVKFFLRHEDSPTESSEQGGHQTQEQRTQRNVINVPGEKRTENGIGNPRVELTLSELQDMAARQQQQIENQQQMLVAKEQRLHFLKQQERRQQQSISENEKLQKLKERVEAQENKLKKIRAMRGQVDYSKIMNGNLSAEIERFSAMFQEKKQEVQTAILRVDQLSQQLEDLKKGKLNGFQSYNGKLTGPAAVELKRLYQELQIRNQLNQEQNSKLQQQKELLNKRNMEVAVMDKRINELRERLYGKKIQLSRVNGTSSPQSPLSTPGRVAAVGPYIQVPSTDSYPAPGDPIKPQSLTIASSAAHGRSKSANDGNWPTLKQNSSSLVKPTQIASVDWKDTNVEGPLKQGAVSSQPTPLSALGAPEKLGIEIGKVPPPIPGVGKQLPPSYGTYPSPAPAGPGSTNSLERRKEGSLPRPSAGLPSRQKPAPLPPAAGPHQPGSSQQIQQRISVPPSPTYPPAGLPAFPAGDGKPELPLTVAIRPFLADKGSRPQSPRKGPQTVNSSSIYSMYLQQATPPKKYQPAAHSTLNKSVKAVYGKPVLPSGSTSPSPLPFLHGSLATSASHPLPPSESAEKEPEQDSPAAPGDGAAVESLPRPLSPTKLTPIVHSPLRYQSDADLEALRRKLANAPRPLKKRGSITEPEGPGGPNIQKLLYQRFNTLAGGMEGTPFYQPSPSRDFLGSLADVDNGNTAANGNLGEAGPTLPTAPLPAEPAPTSDANDNRLPSPEPEGPICPLNTHQTAEPAEDDNNNVAAAPPTEPPLPPSLPPAAPPPAAPTSKRTNLKKPNSERTGHGLRVRFNPLALLLDASLEGEFDLVQRIIYEVEDPSKPNDEGITPLHNAVCAGHHQIVKFLLDFGVNVNAADSDGWTPLHCAASCNSVHLCKQLVESGAAIFASTISDVETAADKCEEAEEGYPQCSQFLHGVQEKLGVMNKGVVYALWAYEAQNRDELSFHEGDALTILRRKDESETDWWWARFGDREGYVPKTLLGLYPRIKPRQRTLA
- the PPP1R13B gene encoding apoptosis-stimulating of p53 protein 1 isoform X3, whose protein sequence is MAARQQQQIENQQQMLVAKEQRLHFLKQQERRQQQSISENEKLQKLKERVEAQENKLKKIRAMRGQVDYSKIMNGNLSAEIERFSAMFQEKKQEVQTAILRVDQLSQQLEDLKKGKLNGFQSYNGKLTGPAAVELKRLYQELQIRNQLNQEQNSKLQQQKELLNKRNMEVAVMDKRINELRERLYGKKIQLSRVNGTSSPQSPLSTPGRVAAVGPYIQVPSTDSYPAPGDPIKPQSLTIASSAAHGRSKSANDGNWPTLKQNSSSLVKPTQIASVDWKDTNVEGPLKQGAVSSQPTPLSALGAPEKLGIEIGKVPPPIPGVGKQLPPSYGTYPSPAPAGPGSTNSLERRKEGSLPRPSAGLPSRQKPAPLPPAAGPHQPGSSQQIQQRISVPPSPTYPPAGLPAFPAGDGKPELPLTVAIRPFLADKGSRPQSPRKGPQTVNSSSIYSMYLQQATPPKKYQPAAHSTLNKSVKAVYGKPVLPSGSTSPSPLPFLHGSLATSASHPLPPSESAEKEPEQDSPAAPGDGAAVESLPRPLSPTKLTPIVHSPLRYQSDADLEALRRKLANAPRPLKKRGSITEPEGPGGPNIQKLLYQRFNTLAGGMEGTPFYQPSPSRDFLGSLADVDNGNTAANGNLGEAGPTLPTAPLPAEPAPTSDANDNRLPSPEPEGPICPLNTHQTAEPAEDDNNNVAAAPPTEPPLPPSLPPAAPPPAAPTSKRTNLKKPNSERTGHGLRVRFNPLALLLDASLEGEFDLVQRIIYEVEDPSKPNDEGITPLHNAVCAGHHQIVKFLLDFGVNVNAADSDGWTPLHCAASCNSVHLCKQLVESGAAIFASTISDVETAADKCEEAEEGYPQCSQFLHGVQEKLGVMNKGVVYALWAYEAQNRDELSFHEGDALTILRRKDESETDWWWARFGDREGYVPKTLLGLYPRIKPRQRTLA